One genomic segment of Campylobacter concisus includes these proteins:
- a CDS encoding flagellar motor protein MotB, producing MGKLIKPEECPKCMPEWLAAFGDLMSLLLCFFVLLLSMATMDAKKMEAAVGSLAGALSVLEGGARPENQIEKETDPENTRAKKTSRQKGSQSELSATVKKINELLTASGAPEITMEESEDGFIVRLPAAMLFDKDSAEISGEDAKLFLKRIGMIVAKMPNDVKADIIGHTDNIEPSKDSAYKNNWQLSTARALSVVEELINDGVPQNRIIASGKASFDPIASNSTEDGRAKNNRVEIHFISLEPKNKEATKKSILDMRN from the coding sequence ATGGGTAAGTTAATAAAACCAGAAGAGTGTCCAAAATGTATGCCTGAGTGGCTAGCTGCTTTTGGCGACCTCATGTCACTTTTGCTTTGTTTTTTCGTTTTATTACTTTCTATGGCGACAATGGATGCTAAAAAGATGGAGGCCGCTGTTGGCTCACTAGCTGGTGCTTTGAGTGTGCTTGAAGGTGGTGCTAGGCCTGAAAATCAGATAGAAAAAGAGACAGATCCAGAAAATACTCGTGCAAAAAAAACAAGCAGGCAAAAGGGCTCACAAAGCGAGCTAAGTGCGACAGTTAAAAAAATAAATGAGCTGCTAACTGCTAGTGGCGCACCTGAGATTACGATGGAAGAGAGCGAGGATGGCTTTATCGTAAGGCTTCCAGCGGCTATGCTTTTTGATAAAGATAGTGCTGAAATTTCTGGTGAAGATGCGAAGCTATTTTTAAAACGAATAGGCATGATTGTGGCGAAAATGCCCAATGATGTAAAAGCCGATATCATCGGCCATACAGATAATATAGAACCAAGCAAAGACTCAGCCTATAAAAATAACTGGCAGCTCTCAACTGCAAGGGCTTTAAGCGTGGTTGAAGAGCTAATCAACGATGGCGTACCACAAAATAGAATAATAGCTTCTGGCAAAGCTTCGTTTGATCCGATCGCTAGTAACAGCACAGAAGATGGCAGAGCTAAGAACAATAGAGTAGAAATTCACTTCATATCGCTTGAGCCAAAAAATAAAGAGGCTACTAAGAAAAGTATCCTTGATATGAGGAATTAG
- a CDS encoding motility protein A, with product MDLGTVVGWVLTLVLLFGSMAIGVGIGPYIDIPSVMIVFGGTIGVMMVGFKMETLKGIGKFYGIAVKPSVVVNLPETIKKIVDYSTKARRDGILSLESEVNNETNQFLKRGLSMAVDGNEPDAIRALLEIDIDQTSTRHSNNIKIFEQVGGFAGAMGMIGTLIGLVAMLLNMSDPSAIGPSMAVALLTTLYGAMIGNIIGAPVANILSIRDADEALEKQVVLEGIMSIQAGDNPRTLEAKLLAFLPPKDRKSQFE from the coding sequence ATGGATTTAGGAACCGTCGTCGGCTGGGTTTTGACCCTAGTGCTTTTGTTTGGATCAATGGCGATAGGCGTTGGTATAGGACCATACATCGATATTCCTTCTGTGATGATCGTTTTTGGTGGTACTATCGGCGTTATGATGGTTGGCTTCAAGATGGAGACGCTTAAAGGAATTGGTAAATTTTATGGCATTGCTGTTAAACCATCAGTCGTAGTAAATTTACCTGAGACTATAAAAAAAATAGTCGATTATTCAACTAAAGCTAGACGTGATGGTATCTTATCGCTCGAAAGCGAAGTAAATAATGAGACAAATCAGTTTTTAAAAAGAGGCCTCTCAATGGCGGTCGATGGCAATGAGCCAGATGCGATAAGAGCGCTTTTAGAGATCGATATCGATCAAACTAGTACAAGACATTCAAATAATATTAAAATTTTTGAGCAAGTTGGCGGTTTTGCGGGCGCTATGGGTATGATAGGTACGCTCATTGGTCTTGTTGCGATGCTTCTTAACATGTCAGATCCTAGTGCGATCGGCCCATCAATGGCGGTTGCCTTGCTTACGACACTTTATGGTGCGATGATAGGTAACATCATAGGCGCACCTGTGGCAAATATCCTCTCTATTCGCGATGCTGATGAAGCACTTGAAAAACAAGTTGTACTTGAGGGAATCATGTCGATACAAGCAGGCGATAATCCAAGAACGCTTGAAGCTAAACTCTTAGCATTTTTACCACCAAAAGATAGAAAAAGTCAGTTTGAATAA
- the glmU gene encoding bifunctional UDP-N-acetylglucosamine diphosphorylase/glucosamine-1-phosphate N-acetyltransferase GlmU, with amino-acid sequence MNNTSIIILAAGLGTRMKSKRPKVLFELCGEPMIIHILKQAYAITNDVSVVLHYEKELISKKIKEIFPQTKIFEQDHTNFPGTAGAIKSVNLSGEKVLVTCGDMPLVKSTDLMRLANAEADVVMSSFEAANPFGYGRVIIKNGKVEGIVEQKDASEAQLAIKSVNAGCYCFKREALEQILPLISNQNAQKEYYLTDAIKIANEKGLKCVAVNVNEQNFMGINDKFQLSIAEKIMQDEIKQNLMKAGVLMRMPESIFIDSRAKFEGECVLEENVTILGECVITESIIKSSSVIESSIIKNSDIGPLAHIRPNSEISDTHIGNFVEVKKGVLSGVKAGHLSYLGDCEIESGTNIGCGTITCNYDGKAKYKTKIGKNVFIGSDTQLVAPVNIADNVIIAAGSTITKDVESGALAISRARQENKSGFFEKFFGKDDVKK; translated from the coding sequence ATGAACAATACTTCAATCATAATTTTAGCTGCTGGTCTTGGCACCAGAATGAAATCAAAACGTCCAAAAGTTCTATTTGAACTTTGCGGTGAGCCGATGATCATTCACATCTTAAAGCAAGCTTATGCGATCACAAATGACGTTAGCGTCGTGCTTCACTACGAAAAAGAGTTAATTAGCAAAAAAATAAAAGAAATTTTTCCTCAAACTAAAATTTTTGAGCAAGATCATACAAATTTCCCAGGCACTGCTGGCGCGATAAAGAGCGTAAATTTAAGCGGCGAAAAGGTGCTTGTCACTTGCGGTGACATGCCTCTTGTAAAATCAACCGATCTAATGCGTCTAGCAAATGCTGAAGCGGACGTGGTTATGAGCTCATTTGAAGCAGCAAATCCTTTTGGCTACGGCAGAGTCATCATAAAAAATGGCAAAGTTGAAGGCATCGTCGAGCAAAAAGATGCTAGTGAAGCACAACTTGCCATAAAAAGCGTAAATGCTGGTTGCTACTGCTTTAAACGCGAGGCACTAGAGCAAATTTTACCGCTCATAAGTAACCAAAACGCGCAAAAAGAGTACTACCTAACTGACGCCATAAAAATAGCAAATGAAAAGGGCTTAAAGTGTGTTGCGGTTAATGTTAATGAGCAAAATTTCATGGGCATAAATGATAAATTTCAGCTTAGTATTGCAGAAAAGATCATGCAAGATGAGATCAAGCAAAATTTGATGAAAGCTGGCGTCTTGATGCGCATGCCTGAGAGCATTTTCATAGACAGCAGAGCCAAATTTGAAGGCGAGTGCGTACTCGAAGAAAACGTAACTATCCTTGGCGAGTGCGTCATCACAGAGAGCATCATCAAAAGCTCATCAGTAATAGAAAGTAGCATCATCAAAAACTCAGACATCGGCCCACTAGCTCACATAAGGCCAAATTCTGAAATTTCTGACACGCACATAGGAAATTTTGTCGAGGTAAAAAAAGGCGTTCTTAGCGGCGTAAAAGCTGGACACTTAAGCTATCTTGGCGACTGCGAGATAGAAAGTGGCACAAATATCGGTTGTGGCACGATCACATGCAACTACGACGGCAAGGCGAAATACAAAACCAAAATCGGCAAAAACGTCTTCATTGGCTCAGATACGCAGCTAGTTGCCCCTGTAAATATTGCTGATAATGTCATCATCGCAGCAGGTAGCACCATCACTAAAGATGTTGAAAGTGGAGCGCTAGCGATTAGTAGAGCTAGACAAGAGAACAAAAGCGGCTTTTTTGAGAAATTCTTTGGCAAAGACGATGTTAAAAAATAA
- the coaBC gene encoding bifunctional phosphopantothenoylcysteine decarboxylase/phosphopantothenate--cysteine ligase CoaBC, translating to MLKNKKILLAVCGSIAFYKAFEILSLLKKQGADVYVALSDGALEFCSVSGFEALSEHKILSSQTQNWQDGVNHIGYSKMDLVLIAPASVNTINKLTAGICDNVFMQTLIAASHVPLVVAPAANNNMIEHFATQNSLEILKKNGALVVEPVLKTLACGDVGKGGLASPEVIVEAAIKRLSRPLFAGKKVVITGGATTEKIDDVRAITNFSSGKMAMALARAFYYSGADVTLLASFEVENEPFEILKFSSSNELLELCKSECESANLLVMCAAVSDFVPTKTHGKIKKEDVGEILSLSLKRNVDILQSLKEFSCKKIGFKLEISSESAHKNARAMLEQKGLDAVCLNILGEKNGFASEQNEVNFITKNSETLLPLAAKDEIARHIVELAVNL from the coding sequence ATGTTAAAAAATAAGAAAATTTTACTTGCCGTTTGCGGCAGTATCGCCTTTTACAAGGCATTCGAAATTTTATCGCTGCTTAAAAAGCAAGGCGCAGATGTTTATGTGGCTTTAAGTGACGGAGCGCTTGAATTTTGCAGTGTAAGCGGCTTTGAGGCGCTAAGCGAGCATAAAATTTTAAGCTCACAAACGCAAAACTGGCAAGATGGCGTAAATCACATAGGCTACTCTAAAATGGATCTAGTCCTTATCGCACCCGCCTCGGTAAATACGATAAATAAGCTAACAGCTGGTATCTGCGACAATGTCTTTATGCAAACGCTAATCGCCGCCTCGCACGTGCCTTTAGTCGTTGCCCCTGCTGCAAATAACAATATGATTGAGCATTTTGCTACGCAAAATTCGCTTGAAATTTTAAAGAAAAACGGTGCTTTAGTGGTTGAGCCAGTGCTTAAAACTCTAGCTTGCGGCGACGTTGGCAAGGGCGGTCTTGCAAGTCCTGAAGTGATAGTAGAAGCTGCCATTAAAAGGCTTAGCAGGCCACTTTTTGCAGGCAAAAAAGTAGTAATCACTGGTGGCGCGACGACAGAAAAGATAGATGATGTTAGAGCCATTACAAATTTCTCAAGCGGTAAGATGGCGATGGCGCTTGCAAGAGCTTTTTATTACTCTGGTGCTGATGTTACGCTACTTGCTAGCTTTGAAGTGGAAAACGAGCCATTTGAGATTTTAAAATTTAGCTCAAGCAATGAACTTTTAGAGCTTTGCAAGAGCGAGTGTGAGAGCGCAAATTTACTTGTGATGTGTGCTGCAGTAAGCGATTTTGTGCCGACAAAAACCCACGGCAAGATAAAAAAAGAGGATGTTGGCGAAATTTTAAGCTTAAGTCTAAAGAGAAATGTCGATATTTTGCAAAGCTTAAAAGAGTTTAGCTGCAAAAAGATCGGCTTTAAGCTTGAAATCTCAAGCGAGAGCGCACACAAAAATGCTAGAGCAATGCTAGAGCAAAAGGGGCTTGACGCAGTTTGTCTAAATATCTTGGGTGAGAAAAATGGCTTTGCAAGCGAGCAAAATGAGGTAAATTTCATCACGAAAAATAGTGAAACTTTGCTACCGCTTGCCGCAAAAGACGAGATCGCAAGACATATCGTGGAGCTAGCGGTAAATTTATGA